The following proteins are encoded in a genomic region of Spirosoma sp. SC4-14:
- a CDS encoding glycoside hydrolase family 43 protein, with translation MHFLRLRFTAFFIAFIVSLLPAPGQAQSSKKKSGNPVFPGWYADPEGTIFNNRYWIYPTYSAPYNQQVFFDAFSSPDLVTWTKHSQILDTTAIKWAKRAMWAPAIIEKNGQYFLFFGANDIQNNNTMGGIGVAVADNPAGPFRDYLGKPLVGQIINGAQPIDQYVFKDKDGQYYLIYGGWGHCNIVRLKDDFTGFLPFADGTLFREITPKSYVEGPTMFVRHGKYYFMWSEGGWTGPNYSVAYAVSDSPFGPFERVGKILQQDPAVATGAGHHSVIQVPGTDEWYIVYHRRPLTETDGNHRETCIDRLYFDEKGAIKPVKITVDGVEARSLK, from the coding sequence ATGCATTTTCTCCGACTCCGCTTTACGGCTTTTTTTATTGCCTTCATCGTATCGCTTTTGCCAGCACCTGGTCAGGCCCAATCCAGCAAAAAAAAATCGGGCAATCCGGTTTTTCCGGGCTGGTATGCCGATCCTGAAGGTACCATTTTCAATAACCGATACTGGATTTACCCCACCTATTCGGCCCCCTACAACCAGCAGGTATTTTTTGACGCTTTCTCGTCGCCCGATCTCGTAACCTGGACAAAGCATAGCCAAATTCTGGACACGACAGCTATCAAATGGGCAAAGCGGGCCATGTGGGCACCGGCCATTATCGAAAAAAACGGTCAGTATTTTCTGTTCTTTGGTGCCAACGATATTCAGAACAACAACACCATGGGCGGCATTGGCGTGGCCGTGGCCGATAATCCTGCCGGTCCTTTCCGCGATTATCTGGGCAAACCGCTGGTTGGGCAAATCATCAATGGTGCGCAACCCATCGACCAGTATGTATTTAAAGACAAGGATGGACAGTACTATCTCATCTATGGCGGCTGGGGGCACTGCAACATTGTTCGGCTGAAAGACGATTTTACGGGTTTTTTGCCCTTTGCCGATGGAACTCTGTTTCGGGAAATAACGCCTAAAAGCTATGTGGAAGGCCCGACGATGTTTGTCAGACATGGGAAATACTACTTCATGTGGTCGGAAGGTGGCTGGACGGGCCCCAACTATTCTGTTGCCTATGCGGTTTCTGATTCTCCGTTTGGACCTTTTGAACGGGTTGGCAAAATTCTTCAGCAAGACCCCGCCGTGGCTACCGGAGCAGGCCACCATTCGGTTATTCAGGTTCCGGGTACTGACGAGTGGTATATTGTTTACCATCGTCGCCCTTTAACAGAAACCGACGGCAACCACCGCGAAACCTGCATCGACCGGCTTTATTTTGACGAAAAAGGCGCTATCAAGCCCGTTAAAATCACGGTTGATGGCGTTGAAGCCCGATCGTTAAAGTAA
- the dprA gene encoding DNA-processing protein DprA translates to MSTDKHYQVALTLVPGVGSILIRQLVSYCGSATEVFRSPLARLMKIPGIGEVTARAILKSDVLTDAERILNRLEKMNASVLFYTDKAYPSRLKSLYDAPALLYVQGSGNLNTARTVALVGTRQATDYGRRITNEIIDVLTPYGATIISGLAYGIDISAHRASLVHGAPTIGVMASGLDIVYPNVHQKTAQEMLVQGGLLTESPPGTKPDAHLFPARNRIIAGLSDAIVVVEAAAKGGALITAEYANNYHREVFAVPGQLNQAFSAGCNKLIRENKAQIYTSPRDIIEALNWDITPSTSVLARDKAGSANTQITLPLDITEEESQIVALLRQSADLHIDDLSWKTQIPMGRLASLLLNLEFRGFVRSLPGKKYSIVYV, encoded by the coding sequence GTGTCCACCGATAAACACTATCAGGTTGCGTTAACCCTGGTTCCGGGCGTAGGCAGCATTCTTATCCGTCAATTAGTTAGCTATTGTGGTTCGGCAACCGAAGTTTTCCGTTCACCTCTGGCCCGTTTGATGAAGATTCCCGGCATTGGCGAGGTAACGGCACGCGCCATTCTAAAATCCGATGTTCTGACCGACGCGGAACGCATACTCAACAGGCTCGAAAAAATGAATGCCTCGGTTTTGTTTTATACTGACAAGGCGTATCCATCGCGGCTAAAATCCTTATATGATGCCCCTGCCCTGCTCTACGTTCAGGGATCGGGCAATCTGAATACAGCCCGCACGGTGGCACTGGTAGGTACCCGGCAGGCAACCGACTATGGTCGACGCATCACCAATGAGATTATTGACGTGTTAACCCCCTACGGCGCAACCATTATCAGCGGTCTGGCGTATGGTATCGATATTTCGGCGCACCGGGCCAGTCTGGTACACGGTGCGCCAACTATTGGCGTTATGGCGAGTGGGCTGGACATCGTTTATCCGAATGTGCATCAGAAAACCGCGCAGGAAATGCTTGTGCAGGGCGGTTTACTCACCGAAAGCCCACCTGGCACCAAGCCCGACGCGCACCTGTTTCCGGCTCGTAACCGCATCATTGCCGGGTTGAGCGACGCCATTGTGGTGGTAGAAGCGGCTGCCAAGGGAGGGGCCTTAATTACGGCAGAGTATGCCAACAACTACCACCGCGAGGTGTTTGCCGTACCAGGTCAACTCAATCAGGCGTTTTCGGCGGGATGTAATAAGCTCATCCGGGAAAATAAAGCACAGATTTATACCAGCCCCAGGGATATCATTGAAGCTCTCAACTGGGATATTACGCCCAGCACATCGGTACTAGCCAGAGATAAAGCGGGTTCGGCAAATACGCAGATAACGCTGCCCCTGGATATAACCGAAGAAGAAAGCCAGATTGTAGCCTTGCTCCGTCAGTCGGCTGATTTACATATCGATGACCTAAGCTGGAAGACCCAGATTCCGATGGGTCGGCTGGCGTCGTTGCTGCTGAATCTGGAGTTTCGGGGATTCGTCCGGTCATTGCCGGGGAAAAAATATTCGATTGTGTATGTCTAA